Genomic DNA from Fimbriimonas ginsengisoli Gsoil 348:
CTTGGGCGGGTACGCCTTTCTCAACCGCAAGCCGCCCGAAACCTCTGAGATCGAATACCGGTACGCGACCGTCGCAAAAGGCGAGTTGATGCGGTCGATCTCCGCCACTGGCCAGGTCGTTGCCCTGACCACGGTGGATGTGAAGTCGAAAGCGGGCGGCAAGGTTGTGAAACTGGCGGTCGACGAAGGGGCCGTGGTTCATAAAGGGGACCTAATCGCCACGATCGACCCGGCGGACACGCAGTCGATCGTCGACCAGGCAAGCGCCGATTTACAGAGCGCCAATGCGCGGGCGGACCAGGCGGAAAAGAATCTCGAGCTTCAGATTGCCCAGGGCCGTAACGACGTCGAGGATGCCCGAACCGCCCTCGAGGCGGCTAAAGTGCGATACCGGCGCGCGGGGATCCAGTCGAAGCGGCAGCCTGGGTTGACCAAGGCCACGATCGCGCAGGCGCAAGCCGCCTACGACGCATCCGTGGCGGAAATGGAACGTATGCAGCGCGTCACCATCCCGCAGATGCGCCGCGACTCTCAGGGAAATCTCAGCCAAGCAACCGCCCAGCGCGACACCGCCGTATCCGAGCTGAAGCGGCAAGAAGAACTGCTGGACAAGGGGTACGTATCGGGAGCGGCCGTCGACCGTGCGCGGGCCGCGGCGGAAGTGGCCAAGACGTCCTACGAGACGGCCAAGCAGCGAGCCAGCACTCTCGAGGACGAAGTAAAGGCAAACCTCGAAGCCCAAAGGAGGGCGGTGGCGCGCGCTCGCGCCGCGCTTGACGAGACTCAGATCAACATCGCCGACGACGACATCAGCCGCACGAACGTCGCCGAAGCCGCGAGAAACATCCGAACCGCCGAGGTGGCCCTTCAGCGGGCGAAAGACAACCTTATGCAGACCGAGATTCGGCGCACCGAGGTTCTGGCCGCCCGCGCGTCCACGGTGCGCAATAAGGTTTCGCTAAAGAATGCTCAGGTTCAGCTGGATAGCACCACGGTTCTCGCGCCGCGAGACGGGGTGGTGACGCAGAAGTATTTGGAAGAGGGCACGATCATCCCTCCCGGCACCAGCACATTTTCACAAGGCACCAGCCTGGTGCAGATCAGCGACGTTACCCAGTTGTTCGTCGAGTGCGCGGTGGATGAAGCCGAGGTCGCCAACGTCAAGATCGGCCAACCGGTCCGGATCACCGCCGACGCATTCCGCGGCCAGCCGATGGACGGCGTGGTGACCCGTGTCAATCCGGCCGCGAAGACGGAGAACAACGTAACGGCGGTCAAGGTTCGCGTCAAGGTTTTGCCGGGGGGCAAGGTCCGGATTGTGCCGGGTATGAACGCTACTTGCGAGTTCATCACGCTTAGCAAGAAAGATGTCTTGATCGTTCCAAGCCAGGCGCTTCAAGACGATGGCACGGTGCAGTTGAAGGGACCGGATCCCAAGAAACCGATTTC
This window encodes:
- a CDS encoding efflux RND transporter periplasmic adaptor subunit, whose amino-acid sequence is MNSRNVLFLGIPVLFLGGYAFLNRKPPETSEIEYRYATVAKGELMRSISATGQVVALTTVDVKSKAGGKVVKLAVDEGAVVHKGDLIATIDPADTQSIVDQASADLQSANARADQAEKNLELQIAQGRNDVEDARTALEAAKVRYRRAGIQSKRQPGLTKATIAQAQAAYDASVAEMERMQRVTIPQMRRDSQGNLSQATAQRDTAVSELKRQEELLDKGYVSGAAVDRARAAAEVAKTSYETAKQRASTLEDEVKANLEAQRRAVARARAALDETQINIADDDISRTNVAEAARNIRTAEVALQRAKDNLMQTEIRRTEVLAARASTVRNKVSLKNAQVQLDSTTVLAPRDGVVTQKYLEEGTIIPPGTSTFSQGTSLVQISDVTQLFVECAVDEAEVANVKIGQPVRITADAFRGQPMDGVVTRVNPAAKTENNVTAVKVRVKVLPGGKVRIVPGMNATCEFITLSKKDVLIVPSQALQDDGTVQLKGPDPKKPISKKVEVGETGNDSIEIKDGLKVGDEVVTAKIDLALLRDTQKKMQEAEQGGGLAGGGPMGGKKTPNRNAKKPGGK